Below is a window of Quercus robur chromosome 6, dhQueRobu3.1, whole genome shotgun sequence DNA.
GAGTactttattgttatatcttccAATTAGGCGAGTTGACTCTCTACCCTAATTGAGTTAAAAATAATCCAAGTTCATATGATAAAATATTAGGTTtatctagtattttttttccattaatttctctaaaatttattttgctattttgAATTGTAGTTTTAATATTATCTTGCTCCATCTTTgggtggaaaaaaaatatatagtatatatttttttattttctgttaaaTAATAGAGATTTTTACACTAGTACAATCATTCTCTGTGGATCGACCTTCAACTCACTGAAATATTATTACTTGCAAATAATCTATACTTGAGTTTGCATTAATTTCATCACAACTGCGAGATTCTTacaaattaattcaattttgtgcaaaattctacccaaaaaaaaaaaaggtctctaACGGTTAGTAAACAGCCCTGGCTACATTTTAGAATGTTTGTCCCTACACAAGTCACCTCTCAACTTTGTCTTTTCATCAAACTCTTTAGTGAGTATAAATTAACgttcatattaattatttatagatttttttttataatatatatacatattttggcACACCACATATGGAAATTCATAGGAACTCTCCAAGATTTATACTTCTAGAATCTTATTTTAATTGTATCATGAAGACAATTTGCCTAAACTCATTAGCAAAATCAATTGAGctggggaaaaaaatattattttaaagaaaattatcttTTCGTGTTCTAAGCCTACTtcaattattcttttttcacttttcatgaTTCCCCCACTAATTTCCCAACAAAGCTTACATagttccttctctttctttgtatATGCTTCAAAGCCTAATTATTTTCATCAAAGAATACTCTTTTGCTCATTATTTTTTGACTTCCCTCACtcgttattattttattgttgaagGAAATTCAATGGTAGTAACTAGCCAATGACCCTTCAATGTGAGTACCGATTTCGACTACTCAAAAGAACCTAGGTCTAGCCACTAacttatcaaaattcaatagGAAAATATTCATCTCCATATGAAATGGATAATGTTTCATGGTTTAGATTATATACTATTagattgtataaaaaaaaaaacactactaATGGACAATCAATTAGGCACTCATCCACATATATGGACAACCCTAAAGTCACTTTTTTGGGGAGGGAAGGGGGGAGGAAAGTGTAATTACCGAAAGTGCATTGAATATGTCAAGTTAACTCATGACTATTTCCTGGCGGTCATAAATCATGTTGACCTAGCGTCTGTTACTACTAAAGCAATAACCATTTTCCAAATTTGGAATGGACATTTATGAATGCAATAGTCACTCTTGCCACCTATATTAGGGCAACATAACTGCATTCGCAAAGGTATGTGTAGCATTCTGACACGTTCAACTATCTACTCTATTTATTCCAATTCTAAAAGGTTTCATGACTTAAGCATCGTTAATTGATAGGCTGGTACCATGCCCATACCCTCCAATAAGGTTTCCCTCTTACAAATCTTAGAAGACCTTCTAACGCATTGTGTTCGAACAAATAACTGACCGAAGATTTTTGCATCAATTACAGATGCCAATGTGTATCAAGTGtcacattatttaaaatatatgttaaatGACGTGGTAATTTATACACAGTTAGATTCATGAAATTGACTCTATCCATTTCTAATAAAACGGAGAATATCCTGCCTGTTCTAACACGTATTGCAGCAATAAATAGACCCCCAACAACAAGCATCCTTAAGTACACCCAGAGTGAGAGGAGGGAGAAGCGTGGATAAAACATGTCGCTAGAGTGAGTTTGGTAAGAGTAATGGaagtccttttattttttgttttgtttttgtgaacTCATTTTAACGGTCACATCCTCATTTTTCTGTAGTACTTACAGCAAATACTGTGTGAACAAAGCGAATTCAAACTCACACCATATGAACGACATTACCACCATTGAATCGTTTTCAGAAGCTTCTATCACTTtcttctaaataataaaaaaatgtgttttctacaTTATTTGAAGTAGAAGCCAATCTATTTCACACATATTATGAGGACAAGACATTTATGCATGGACTTCGTGTTGAAAGAAGAATATTGCTCTGATAAAAGATTAAAACCCTCTGTTCATTTTTGTCCACCATAGGATCTTTTATGCTTTTGTATTATTTCAAGTCTCAACCTGAATAGTTTTACAAGCTTTGTCAAACTTTCGCACCCAAGTACATTTTTCACGATTTGACTATTGCGGGCAGGTTTGAAAGAGAAACATGGTttgcaatataaaaaatagaagccTCTATTGGACTTTGCATATTTAAAAAGGTAAAATTGTGTGTTCGGTAGAGttattttttactaattaatcttgtttttaacaaaaccaacaaaaacacgtctttatattttaaattaaaaaattttaaaaatcacaaattAGTCAGATAAGTTGAAAATAAACTCCACCAAAACAGATAAATTccgttgaaaattttaaaaaggtgaataataataaaaagagggAGTGAAGTTTTTCAAAGCTTGGATTGTGCATGCTTGACATAATTGCGTGGCCGCAAATTCTTGTCGGTTATGAATAACCGactaaaaaaacccaaatgggTGTGTAAGTGTGTTGGTGTTGGTAACACATTCTAATGAGGAAAGCAATGAATAGATATCAGATTCAAccactatctctctctttctctcactacATAGTTTCAAGAGTAGCGTCCGAGTGAAATTGACGCAGCCACATGTGTGAATGGCGAATTTTTAAAATGATGGCGAGTCTTTTGAAGTGGGACCACAAATGCATCTTAACAAGGTTGACGTTAAGGCAAAGGCAAAGGCAAAGGGAGGCAAAGCAAAGGAACAAAAATGTGAACGTTGGTGTGGGTCCCAACAATGCCGGAACCTTATCAATTCCGCACCCACCCATTTTGACTTTGCCATACGAGTTTTCATTAGGGGTGGGCTTGAACCCCTTCTGGACCAACCATTTCGCCTCAGTCTCCTCCAAATTCGGCCAACCCTTTTCCCAGAAGCCAAACAAGCCAACAAAGATGCATTAaaaaactctttctttttctctctctctctctctctttcctttcattttccTCACCCATCACCAACCTTCATCACTAATAATCACTATAAATTTGGCCGTCCCAGCAGGCAACTGCCACCACTTTTCCTTTTGGTCAACCGTCCCATACACGACATGTTGGTCCActtcttttcatttgtttgaCCCAGtccttttcctctctttaattattttcttttctttgttaactatttcaatcaaagaaaaaaagcttTGGGTGATGGGAAAATAAAGTAAGAGGTAGGCATCCAAGACAAAAACCAAAGATAAAGCAATCAAATACAAATATCAATGAGAATTATAGAACAGATAGGATAGGAAGTAggaactcacttttttttttttttttttcttctttggataCTGAAATCTATTACCAAATCCACCATCTTTCTCcttttccccattttttttatatatataattataatggtTGCAtagagtcaaagagagagaaaggaatcCAATTGTTACAGGCAATTTTGAACTAACCCACTAATCTCCTTCGAGATAGAGTTGAGTCCGACAGGGCCAGCTAATGATGCTTGCTACAGCCTCTAGCTAGTGACACATAAAAGCTCCGTAGCACTGTGATTTAACTTTttgatgttttgtttttgatggtGCTTGATGATCTAAGATGATTCAAGGATAAGATTGGAAGCCTCAGCAACAGATAGAGAGTGGTTGTGCTCGCCTTCATAGGTCACAACTAGCATAGCTGGATCATCCAGAGCTCTCTCAACATGTTTACGTGCTGGACATCCTCTCACGCTGCTGCACTTGTAGTATCCCCTGTTATACATCACACAGAATTAGAACAAACTTTAGATGCTGAATCTGACTTTTCCAATTTTGACACCAAAGCACTACAAAGTTTACAACTATATATATGACCTTAACTTGAAATTTCACAGATATGAAAAAAGCATACTGATGTTTAATAATTCAATGGTTACAAATCTGAAAGGgcaaatctaaaaaattgaaaggatCTACAATTACATACCTTGGATGAGGCGAGCCCTTAATGGGTTTCTGTCCGTACTTCCTCCAAGAATAATCGTCAGGTGGAATATCAGCCATCTTCAAGCTAATCGCAGGGACCCTCACTACCCTTTTCAATCTCAATTTTCTgctaaaccaaaagaaaatgtaaagaaaagaaaaaagtcaaaatcaGACCAGAAATAAAAGACCAAAGAGTCAGAGACAGAGACACAGAGGAGATAGACCAGGTGACCGACCTTTTCTTAGAACAATGGCATCGGCCGGAGGAACCTCCGCACTTGCCGGAACCTAAGTTTTCGGAGCTGCACTTCCTCTTCAACGAAGCGGTGGACAAAGGTGGCTTTCCGACCGAAGAAACCTGGGACAGATTCGTAATCTGAAACGCAGATGAAGAGGAAGGTTGTTGCTTGCTGTCCGTGTCACCAGTCAAAGACGACATGAACGAAGTCGCAGCCGAAGAGTACGAGAAATTAATGGTCGTCGTTGACGAGTCCTTCCTCTCCAGCACACCATTTTTGGGCATAAACGACTCGCCGTGGTATTGAGGAAGAGGTGGGATCTGCTGGATCGGGGTGGCATGGTAAACTCTAGGCTCAGGAGCTG
It encodes the following:
- the LOC126732817 gene encoding probable WRKY transcription factor 7 isoform X1, with the protein product MAVEFMMDYRNNNFSAKMEENAVQEAASGLESVEKLIRLLSQTQQQQQQQQQQQQYQIQSQSQSQSQNQSSSEMERDCKAVADVAVSKFKKVISLLGRTRTGHARFRRGPLGPPPPPPPPLVSNQSQERSAPEPRVYHATPIQQIPPLPQYHGESFMPKNGVLERKDSSTTTINFSYSSAATSFMSSLTGDTDSKQQPSSSSAFQITNLSQVSSVGKPPLSTASLKRKCSSENLGSGKCGGSSGRCHCSKKSRKLRLKRVVRVPAISLKMADIPPDDYSWRKYGQKPIKGSPHPRGYYKCSSVRGCPARKHVERALDDPAMLVVTYEGEHNHSLSVAEASNLILESS
- the LOC126732817 gene encoding probable WRKY transcription factor 7 isoform X2 yields the protein MAVEFMMDYRNNNFSAKMEENAVQEAASGLESVEKLIRLLSQTQQQQQQQQQQQQYQIQSQSQSQSQNQSSSEMERDCKAVADVAVSKFKKVISLLGRTRTGHARFRRGPLGPPPPPPPPLVSNQSQERSAPEPRVYHATPIQQIPPLPQYHGESFMPKNGVLERKDSSTTTINFSYSSAATSFMSSLTGDTDSKQQPSSSSAFQITNLSQVSSVGKPPLSTASLKRKCSSENLGSGKCGGSSGRCHCSKKRKLRLKRVVRVPAISLKMADIPPDDYSWRKYGQKPIKGSPHPRGYYKCSSVRGCPARKHVERALDDPAMLVVTYEGEHNHSLSVAEASNLILESS